A region from the Aphis gossypii isolate Hap1 chromosome 1, ASM2018417v2, whole genome shotgun sequence genome encodes:
- the LOC114130464 gene encoding protein king tubby isoform X2, which yields MSATTRNIRHQTLEQQKQLLEMKMRQVRQTPQIIKASDNVMPSARIRPKSARPLEMNCYDGPLTYAMMNCSPDSSDILGVSRHSINHDVIEDMRKEVAEMTVDERRVSEDTEDEESCSISPVKNLSSIHIKENSPFIYPSSTITDTNELEGDVYGNLDTFVLEPAAQGVHFKCRITRDKKGMDRGLYPTYYLHLDKGNGSKIFLLAARKRKKSRTSNYLISTDPTDLSRGGDSFVGKLRSNLIGTQFTVYDNGTSPYKSSVEGVQERQELAAVVYETNVLGFKGPRKMTVVIPGMNKNHQRVKVATTDNYSSLLECYRTKNMDDLIELHNKTPQWNEETQSYVLNFHGRVTQASVKNFQIVHDNDVHIQRWRLSMKNVINLKFKNIFIINIIYFIKIILT from the exons ATGTCTGCTACTACTCGGAACATTCGTCACCAAACACTGGAACAACAA AAACAACTATTGGAAATGAAGATGAGGCAGGTCAGACAAACTCCACAGATAATAAAAGCATCAGATAATGTCATGCCAAGTGCAAGAATAAGGCCTAAATCTGCTAGGCCACTAGAGATGAatt gttatGATGGTCCATTAACATATGCTATGATGAATTGCAGTCCAGACTCCAGTGATATATTAGGTGTATCAAGGCATTCTATTAATCATGATGTTATTGAAG atatgagAAAAGAAGTAGCTGAGATGACTGTTGACGAACGTAGGGTATCTGAAGATACTGAAGATGAAGAATCTTGTTCTATTTCtccagttaaaaatttaagttcaataCACATTAAAGAAAACAGCCCATTTATTTATCCTTCTTCGACCATTACTGAT ACTAATGAATTGGAAGGAGATGTGTATGGAAATTTAGATACATTTGTCCTGGAACCTGCCGCCCAAGGTGTTCATTTTAAATGTCGTATAACTAGAGATAAAAAAGGCATGGATCGAGGGTTATAtcctacttattatttacatttagacAAAGGAAATGgatcaaaa atttttttattggctGCTCGTAAACGTAAAAAAAGTAGAACATCAAATTATCTAATATCAACAGATCCAACTGATTTATCTAGAGGAGGTGATTCATTTGTTGGTAAGCTTAGATCAAACCTAATTGGTACTCAGTTCACTGTCTATGATAATGGTACGTCACCATATAAGTCGTCTGTAGAAGGAGTTCAGGAAAGACAAGAATTAGCAGCTGTAGTATAT gaaaCAAATGTGCTAGGATTCAAGGGACCGCGTAAAATGACTGTTGTCATACCAGGTATGAATAAAAACCACCAAAGAGTTAAAGTCGCCACTACTGATAACTATAGTTCactattag AATGTTATCGAACAAAAAATATGGATGATCTGATAGAATTACATAACAAAACACCACAGTGGAATGAAGAAACTCAATCATATGTTCTTAATTTTCATGGGCGAGTTACACAGGCTTCAGTTAAAAACTTTCAAATTGTTCACGATAATGATG tacatattCAACGTTGGCGACTGTCCATGAAGAATGTTATCaatctgaaatttaaaaatatatttataattaatataatatattttattaaaataattttgacttaG
- the LOC114130460 gene encoding E3 ubiquitin-protein ligase RNF185-like — translation MATTSNESDSSRKNTDNKENDSKDEQNNMFECNICLDNAKDAVVSVCGHLFCWPCLHQWLETRSSRQVCPVCKAVISKDKVIPIYGRGNTKQEDPRNKVPPRPAGQRTEPDAHTGFPGFNFGDGGFHLSFGIGAFPFGFLTSFNFSDRPHGAPIAGQLQQDDHYLSKLFLWIAVIFIIWLLLA, via the exons ATGGCAACTACTAGCAACGAGTCAGATTCTTCTCGAAAGAACACAGACAATAAAGAAAATGATAGCAAAGATGAACAAAATAACATGTTTGAATGTAACATATGCTTGGATAATGCAAAGGACGCGGTTGTCAGTGTTTGTGGCCATTTATTTTG ctgGCCATGTTTACATCAATGGTTAGAAACGCGATCAAGTCGACAAGTATGCCCTGTGTGTAAAGCTGTTATAAGTAAAGACAAAGTAATACCAATCTATGGGCGTGGAAATACTAAACAAGAAGATCCGag aaACAAAGTGCCACCTAGGCCTGCTGGTCAAAGAACTGAACCTGATGCTCATACT GGATTCCCTGGATTTAACTTTGGAGATGGTGGTTTCCATTTGTCATTTGGAATAGGAGCATTTCCTTTTGGATTTTTaacatcatttaatttttctgatcGTCCACACGGag ctCCAATTGCTGGTCAATTACAACAAGATGATCATTACTTATCAAAATTGTTCTTATGGATtgcagtaatatttattatttggctATTGTTGGCATGA
- the LOC114130464 gene encoding protein king tubby isoform X1, whose product MSATTRNIRHQTLEQQKQLLEMKMRQVRQTPQIIKASDNVMPSARIRPKSARPLEMNCYDGPLTYAMMNCSPDSSDILGVSRHSINHDVIEDMRKEVAEMTVDERRVSEDTEDEESCSISPVKNLSSIHIKENSPFIYPSSTITDTNELEGDVYGNLDTFVLEPAAQGVHFKCRITRDKKGMDRGLYPTYYLHLDKGNGSKIFLLAARKRKKSRTSNYLISTDPTDLSRGGDSFVGKLRSNLIGTQFTVYDNGTSPYKSSVEGVQERQELAAVVYETNVLGFKGPRKMTVVIPGMNKNHQRVKVATTDNYSSLLECYRTKNMDDLIELHNKTPQWNEETQSYVLNFHGRVTQASVKNFQIVHDNDVDYIVLQFGRISDDLFTMDYRYPLCAMQAFAITLSSFDSKLACE is encoded by the exons ATGTCTGCTACTACTCGGAACATTCGTCACCAAACACTGGAACAACAA AAACAACTATTGGAAATGAAGATGAGGCAGGTCAGACAAACTCCACAGATAATAAAAGCATCAGATAATGTCATGCCAAGTGCAAGAATAAGGCCTAAATCTGCTAGGCCACTAGAGATGAatt gttatGATGGTCCATTAACATATGCTATGATGAATTGCAGTCCAGACTCCAGTGATATATTAGGTGTATCAAGGCATTCTATTAATCATGATGTTATTGAAG atatgagAAAAGAAGTAGCTGAGATGACTGTTGACGAACGTAGGGTATCTGAAGATACTGAAGATGAAGAATCTTGTTCTATTTCtccagttaaaaatttaagttcaataCACATTAAAGAAAACAGCCCATTTATTTATCCTTCTTCGACCATTACTGAT ACTAATGAATTGGAAGGAGATGTGTATGGAAATTTAGATACATTTGTCCTGGAACCTGCCGCCCAAGGTGTTCATTTTAAATGTCGTATAACTAGAGATAAAAAAGGCATGGATCGAGGGTTATAtcctacttattatttacatttagacAAAGGAAATGgatcaaaa atttttttattggctGCTCGTAAACGTAAAAAAAGTAGAACATCAAATTATCTAATATCAACAGATCCAACTGATTTATCTAGAGGAGGTGATTCATTTGTTGGTAAGCTTAGATCAAACCTAATTGGTACTCAGTTCACTGTCTATGATAATGGTACGTCACCATATAAGTCGTCTGTAGAAGGAGTTCAGGAAAGACAAGAATTAGCAGCTGTAGTATAT gaaaCAAATGTGCTAGGATTCAAGGGACCGCGTAAAATGACTGTTGTCATACCAGGTATGAATAAAAACCACCAAAGAGTTAAAGTCGCCACTACTGATAACTATAGTTCactattag AATGTTATCGAACAAAAAATATGGATGATCTGATAGAATTACATAACAAAACACCACAGTGGAATGAAGAAACTCAATCATATGTTCTTAATTTTCATGGGCGAGTTACACAGGCTTCAGTTAAAAACTTTCAAATTGTTCACGATAATGATG ttgaTTACATTGTCCTGCAATTTGGTCGAATTTCAGATGATCTCTTTACAATGGATTACAGATATCCATTGTGTGCAATGCAAGCATTTGCTATCACTTTAAGTAGTTTTGATAGCAAATTAGCTTGtgaatag